In Canis lupus familiaris isolate Mischka breed German Shepherd chromosome 5, alternate assembly UU_Cfam_GSD_1.0, whole genome shotgun sequence, a genomic segment contains:
- the FAAP20 gene encoding Fanconi anemia core complex-associated protein 20, with translation MEAARRPRPSLRRRRPSPGAAAPGRPLGAAPSPPSPPSPAGRLLLSSLRALSGRGGPVPGVGECARPWADLLRAGIADLSPDGELPPLPAFPGPDPGRRPKRTASPEEFTVGARTFSWTPFPPAPRGGGGLGPPHRVPLRARSPQRCASPEPRGTPGAPEQLWEASPSLRSCPMCQVDFAPRLAQLDIDSHLAQCLAESTEDVVW, from the exons ATGGAGGCGGCGCGGAGGCCGCGGCCGAGTTTGCGCCGGCGGAGGCCGTCCCCTGGGG CCGCCGCGCCGGGCCGCCCCCTCGGAGCCGCGccttccccgccctccccgccctcccccgccggGCGTCTCCTCCTGAGTTCTCTCCGCGCCCTCAGCGGCCGCGGGGGGCCCGTCCCGGGGGTCGGCGAGTGCGCGCGGCCGTGGGCGGACCTGCTGCGCGCGGGGATAGCTGATCTGAGCCCCGACGGAGAGCTGCCGCCGCTGCCCGCCTTCCCCGGCCCG GATCCCGGCCGCCGTCCCAAGCGCACCGCGTCCCCCGAGGAGTTCACCGTGGGAGCCCGGACCTTTTCCTGGACGCCCTTCCCGCCGGCCCCGAGAGGAGGCGGGGGCTTGGGCCCTCCCCACCGAGTGCCCCTTCGGGCCCGGTCCCCGCAGCGATGCGCCTCGCCTGAGCCCCGAGGGACGCCCGGTGCCCCGGAGCAGCTGTGGGAGGCCTCGCCCAGCCTGCGGAGCTGCCCCATGTGCCAGGTCGACTTCGCCCCCAG GCTGGCCCAGCTAGACATCGACAGCCACCTTGCCCAGTGCTTGGCAGAAAGTACGGAAGACGTGGTGTGGTGA